A genome region from Triticum aestivum cultivar Chinese Spring chromosome 2B, IWGSC CS RefSeq v2.1, whole genome shotgun sequence includes the following:
- the LOC123043768 gene encoding basic proline-rich protein, which yields MAYRVLEVTLLSAKDLKSVNLITRMEVYAVATISGDPITRQCTPPDPHGGRNPTWNATLQFAVPPTAEEATGGCLHILLRVERIFGGDRDVGEVIVPLSEILTGVGHGADYGAHSMPQFASYQIRKVHRTEVRGLLYLTYRLGPIVLPEPHLEVPVDEWPVVAYPAKQVMPPPPPPPQAAWPGYVAAAPPAKPPAGYVAVPPPPPAKPAGYMDVPFSPEKAPGHTAWPSPIPYWYGSAPSPAKQEGHAAVPPSPKPSGYGTAPSPAKHEGHVAVPPSPHPYGYGSAPSPAKQEGHVTVPPSPKPSGYGTAPSPAKHEGHVAVPPSPHPYGYGSAPSPAKQEGHVTVPPSPKPSGYGAAPSPAKQEGHVAVPPSPKPAGGHVAVPPSPEPSGRVVSMPPSSKPVGRVVSMPPSTPKPSGQVTSMPPSPKPVERAVSMPPSQKPVERVVSMPPSQKPAGPAVSMPPAPKPVDRVVSMPPSQKPAGHVVSMPPAPKPVDRVVSMPPSQKPAGHVVSMPPAPKPVERVVSMPPSQKPAGHVVSMPPAPKPVERVVSMPPSQKPAGQVVSVPPPPPKPVERVVSMPPSQKPAGNVVSMPPASKPVERAVSMPPSQKPVGRVASMPPSPKPTEQHVSLPPSAKPAAQVAPPPSPKPSGYEAPPPSPPKPAAHVAVPPSPKPSSHYTVPPSPTPAGHVATMPSSSPKPPVHAVPPSPKTSTHVTVPPSPKPAGGYVSVPPSPMPSGGHVSMPPSPSPYGQVVSMPPAPKPAAQVAVAPPPKPANLPADHNPSMEFGWGLGAGLVSGAISGMLAGGNKGEPMAYAPQAPPLARSRQVSVSKTYGRDVYTH from the coding sequence ATGGCGTACCGAGTGCTGGAGGTCACCCTCCTGTCAGCCAAGGACCTGAAGAGCGTGAACCTCATCACGCGCATGGAGGTGTACGCGGTGGCGACCATCTCCGGCGACCCGATCACTCGCCAGTGCACCCCGCCGGACCCCCACGGCGGCCGCAACCCGACCTGGAACGCCACGCTCCAGTTCGCCGTGCCGCCCACCGCCGAGGAGGCCACGGGCGGCTGCCTCCACATCCTCCTCCGCGTCGAGCGCATCTTCGGCGGCGACCGCGACGTCGGCGAGGTCATCGTGCCCCTGTCCGAGATCCTCACCGGCGTCGGGCACGGCGCCGACTACGGCGCCCACAGCATGCCGCAGTTCGCGTCCTACCAGATCCGCAAGGTGCACCGCACCGAGGTGCGCGGCCTGCTCTACCTCACGTATCGTCTCGGCCCCATCGTGCTGCCGGAGCCCCATCTGGAGGTACCCGTCGACGAGTGGCCGGTCGTGGCGTACCCGGCGAAGCAggtgatgccgccgccgccgcctccaccgcaggCTGCCTGGCCCGGGTATGTGGCCGCGGCACCGCCGGCAAAACCACCTGCCGGCTACGTGGCTGTGCCACCGCCTCCACCTGCAAAGCCAGCCGGCTACATGGATGTGCCGTTTTCGCCTGAGAAAGCACCCGGGCATACGGCCTGGCCGTCTCCAATACCTTACTGGTACGGGTCCGCGCCATCACCTGCAAAGCAAGAAGGGCATGCCGCCGTGCCGCCGTCTCCGAAACCTTCTGGGTACGGGACCGCGCCATCGCCTGCAAAGCACGAAGGGCATGTCGCCGTGCCGCCGTCTCCTCATCCTTATGGGTACGGGAGCGCGCCATCGCCGGCAAAGCAAGAAGGACATGTCACCGTGCCGCCGTCTCCGAAACCTTCTGGGTACGGGACCGCGCCATCGCCTGCAAAGCACGAAGGGCATGTCGCCGTGCCGCCGTCTCCTCATCCTTATGGGTACGGGAGCGCGCCATCGCCGGCAAAGCAAGAAGGACATGTCACCGTGCCGCCGTCTCCGAAACCTTCTGGGTACGGGGCCGCGCCGTCGCCTGCAAAGCAAGAAGGACATGTCGCCGTGCCGCCGTCTCCAAAGCCAGCCGGCGGACATGTCGCCGTGCCACCGTCTCCTGAACCATCCGGTCGGGTGGTGTCCATGCCGCCTTCTTCAAAACCAGTCGGGCGTGTGGTGTCTATGCCACCGTCTACTCCGAAACCATCAGGTCAGGTGACGTCCATGCCACCTTCTCCAAAGCCAGTGGAACGTGCGGTGTCCATGCCGCCGTCTCAGAAACCGGTCGAACGTGTGGTGTCCATGCCGCCGTCTCAGAAACCGGCCGGGCCTGCGGTGTCCATGCCGCCGGCTCCGAAACCGGTCGACCGTGTGGTTTCCATGCCGCCGTCTCAGAAACCGGCCGGGCATGTGGTGTCCATGCCGCCGGCTCCGAAACCGGTCGACCGTGTGGTTTCCATGCCGCCGTCTCAGAAACCGGCCGGGCATGTGGTGTCCATGCCGCCGGCTCCGAAACCAGTTGAACGTGTGGTGTCCATGCCGCCGTCTCAGAAACCGGCCGGGCATGTGGTGTCCATGCCGCCGGCTCCGAAACCAGTTGAACGTGTGGTGTCCATGCCGCCGTCTCAGAAACCGGCCGGGCAGGTGGTGTCCGTGCCGCCGCCTCCACCGAAACCAGTCGAACGTGTGGTGTCCATGCCGCCGTCTCAGAAACCGGCCGGAAATGTGGTGTCCATGCCGCCGGCATCGAAACCAGTCGAACGTGCCGTGTCCATGCCGCCGTCTCAGAAACCAGTCGGGCGTGTGGCGTCCATGCCGCCGTCTCCAAAGCCAACCGAGCAGCATGTGTCCTTGCCGCCATCTGCAAAACCAGCGGCACAAGTGGCCCCGCCACCGTCTCCAAAACCTTCTGGATACGAGGCCCCGCCACCGTCTCCTCCTAAACCAGCTGCACATGTGGCCGTGCCGCCGTCCCCAAAACCATCAAGTCATTACACCGTGCCGCCGTCTCCAACACCCGCCGGACAtgtcgccaccatgccgtcgtcgTCTCCGAAACCACCTGTTCATGCGGTGCCGCCATCTCCAAAGACAAGCACGCATGTGACCGTGCCGCCGTCGCCAAAGCCAGCCGGCGGATATGTGTCCGTGCCGCCGTCTCCAATGCCATCCGGCGGGCATGTGTCCATGCCGCCGTCTCCGTCACCATACGGCCAGGTGGTGTCCATGCCGCCTGCTCCAAAACCAGCCGCCCAAGTGGCCGTGGCCCCGCCTCCGAAACCAGCCAACTTGCCGGCAGATCACAACCCCAGCATGGAGTTCGGGTGGGGGCTGGGCGCCGGCCTGGTCAGCGGCGCAATCAGCGGGATGCTGGCCGGCGGCAACAAAGGAGAACCGATGGCGTACGCACCACAAGCCCCTCCACTCGCCCGCAGCCGTCAAGTGTCTGTGTCTAAGACGTACGGCAGAGATGTTTACACGCACTAA